tattatgtctattagtattattgtattatataatatttataacatTAATAATGTGAATAATAACAAAACTGCTTCACAGCTGTTTcaattattttgaattatttctttattattattagtagtaataataataattagtaataataatagaacCCCTTCATggctatttattttaattattatttttaacatttaaatttttaacatttaattaatttattgtttcaaacatgataataataataataataataataataataataataatataattactaTTCTAAAATTTTATTAACTCAATTGTTtttgaacataataataataataataataatagtgttaataatattatcaataataacgataatgttattattattattattattattattattaatttttattattgtctatattattaacaatattattaaaaacaaatctgCCTCACAGCTGTTTATTTTAATTGctctaataattaattattttgttttaattattttaaaatagctattaataatattttttacctcttttttctttctttttattttattatatctcAAGACAGTTACATCACCGATCATTTTTGAGTATGTCCTACAAAATacatatacaaaatattaaaatatgaattgacaaaataaaatttaagaCAGAAAACTAAAAACATGCGTATATCACAACAGAGGTGTATTAAAATCATTGTTTTTGTGAATtctatttttaatgttgttttgaataattaaatacatGCATTTGCTAGATGCTTTCAAAGTTTACATAATTATGAGTTCATGCATTTCATGAGAATCAAACCTGTGACATTGGCATTGCGAGCACATGCTCTACTATTTGAGCTATAGGAATTGGTCTTTTTTCTACGTTGGAAAGTCTGTTAATGATCCTGTTTCAGGTGTTTCTGAAGAGTGATAATCTGTGCCTGATGGAAGGAGAGAAGGGCCGTCGACGGCCAACTCTCCCCGACGCTCACATCCTGGCCATGCACATCCAGCAGCTGGAGATCGGAGCGTTCACCATGACCAGCGGAGCGTACAAGTGGCCCAAACTGAGGTCTCACAAACACACTTACATTCACATTCATACATTAACAGACATCTCTATCCAAACTGAGGAACATCACAGCTCAAAGCAGCgtctttaaaggaacagttcacccaaaaataaaaattatacttactctcagtgaatgggtgccgtgatAATGAAAgtagatttgtttcagcttttgttttcttcagatgttaactgatggactggagtgttgtgaattacttgtggattattgtgatgtttttatcatctgtttggactatcattttgacggcacccattcactacagaggatacATTGATGAgacagtgatgtaatgctacatttttccaaatctgatgaagaaacaaactctacaTCTTGGACAGCCagcaaatttagatttttctcataatcattctgacggcacccattcactacagaggatacATTGATGAgacagtgatgtaatgctacatttttccaaatctgatgaagaaacaaactctacaTCTTGGACAGCCagcaaatttagatttttctcataatcattctgacggcacccattcactacagaggatacATTGATGAgacagtgatgtaatgctacatttttccaaatctgatgaagaaacaaactctacaTCTTGGACGGCCTGCAAATTTAGATTGTTCTCAttatcattctgacggcacccattcactacagaggatacATTGATGAgacagtgatgtaatgctacatttttccaaatctgatgaagaaacaaactctacaCCTTGGACAGccagcaaattttgatttttctcattatcattctgacggcagccattcactacagaggatccattgatgagacagtgatgtaatgctacatttttccaaatctgatgaagaaacaaactctacaTCTTGGACGGCCTGCAAATTTAGATTGTTCTCAttatcattctgacggcacccattcactacagaggatacATTGATGAgacagtgatgtaatgctacatttttccaaatctgatgaagaaacaaactctacaTCTTGGACGGCCTGCAAATTTAGATTGTTCTCAttatcattctgacggcacccattcactacagaggatacATTGATGAgacagtgatgtaatgctacatttttccaaatctaatgaagaaacaagctCTATATCTTGGACGGACAGCAAATTTACATTTTTCTCAttatcattctgacggcacccattcactccagaggatccattgatgagacagtgatgtaatgctacatttttccaaatctgatgaagaaacaaactctacaCCTTGGACAGCCagcaaatttagatttttctcattatcattctgacggcaccattcactccagaggatccattggtgagaatgtgatgctattggtctaataggattcaatgatctatgctaagctatgctaaaagtgatatcgccagaacaggagaacggctgaatggatttcaaaacggtaaaactcaatttattaactcggggggagttggaaaatgagcctatttccaaaaaaagtggagtgttcctttaagaatacCCATATAgcgtattataaatacgggcttcatagaaagtgttaccgaaagcTGTTTTTGTGATGtgggaaatatgattttcaaaaatcaggttgctgtctaatataacacccagatttttgacagaaagtaacagtacatccgtctagttgcaagattctgtgtgctattttttttttagttcagttaCTAATGTATTATTTCACATTATCTGCAGAACGCACACATGCTCTACTTTCTATCTTGACATCTTAAACCAAACTCACATGTCGAGTCTCATGTCTATTTGTTTCCTCTTAGGAACATCGCTCGTGTGGTCAGTCAGGTCCATGCTTTTCAGGAGCATCTCTATTCCTACTCTCCCGACCTTGAGCTGCAGACGTACCTGCGTGGGCGGATCACACGCTTCGGCCGGTGTGACGTCCCGCTCCTCGCGTCGGACAACCACGCCAACTTCAGCCAGACGCCCAGCGAGCGGCACACTCGCCGCATCCACGACACGCTGCGCCGCGTCAAAGCCTCTTTCCAGTGAGCGGCACAGATGTGGAACACCGCTGGAGGACGCCATCAGGAGCCGTAACCCACTCGCAGACGTCTCCATCTAAACTCTGAGGAGAGATGAAGACATTTACAGTCGCTCTCATATGGATGTTGACAAGGATTTAGGAGTCTGTGCCAAAAAAACCTGATCATGAAAAGCACAAGACATGGGAGTCCTAATTTGAGGATCATCTTTACCTTCAAGTATCACACGCTTCTTCAAACAGCCTTAGTCAGTTTGCTTATGATGGATGGTTTCCTTTAAGGACAAagacttttatttttgtgttGACGTTTTTTTGACAGCTACACAACCAAATATTGTAGTCTGGGTATTTATAGATTTATTAAGAATTACTGagcaattattaattatattaatgcaTTTTAGACCATCTGAGATTGAAAAGCTTGAaataatgcaatataaactccTTCAGAGAGcagagaaaatataattttattaatagagTCGATGCAGTATATTTCTACACCTAATCTTAGGAAATTgtgacatttaaatattttaactcGTTGCATTTGCATTTGTCCTACACTTTTATTTCCCTGTTTTAAAGTTCAACTAGGCATCTTTCTAATCAGAGTTAAATTAAactatttgagaattatttctGATCTGTTCTCCGTTGCATTATCAATAAGATTTGtcttaacttaaagggatagttcaccccaaaacaggttgttccaaacctatgagtttctttcttgtgTTCAACACGAAAGGTAATATTTTGATGaatattggtaaccaaacagatGTTCGTCCCTGTTGTACGACAGCGTTTTAGTTAAAAAATTTAAGATcgtgtcgaaatattttgaaataaagtcaaaattacaagaattaaattattttctaaatattttaactttattctctaaatataattattctcataatttttactttagtctcaatatttcaactttattctcgtaatttttactttattcttaaaacatttgactattctcagaatatttcaactttattcttgaaacgttgacattattttctaaatttttcgactttattctagtaatatttcgactttattcttgaaatatttcaactttattctcacaataattaaaatttattctcgtaatatttcgactttatttttgaaacattgactttattttctaaatatttcgactttattctagtaatagttcaaatttattctcttaatatttcaactttatttttgaaacattttgactattttcaaaagattttgactttattctcgttatttctactttattctttaaacattgactttattttttaaatcacgagaataaagtaaaaattttaagaatgaagttgaaatatttaaagaataaagttgaaatatttcgactttattctcgaaacattttgactttattctctaaatattttgattttattctcgtaatttttactttattttcgaaatatttaaattttattctggtaatattttgactttattcttgacacattttgactttattttcttaactttccactttattcttatcaactttattttacttttttaacttgatttataatattttaactttattctcttaatatttcaactttattctcagaacattttgactttattttacaaatattttgatgttattctcgtaattgtagatttttttttttttttttttttttttttttttttgcattttttaacatggcactaaaacagcATCAGACCATTGACTCCCATACTATGagggatatatatatattgacacAAGTCAATAGCTACAAGCAACTGTTTGGTTTCCAACATAAGAAAGGAGCTCATACAGATTTGTTTTTCAGGTTTCAGTCTATAAATAATATTGTAGATTTGAATAAAACCATTTAGTTTAGCTGTTTAACATCTGCAAGATTGTGAACTTACTAAATGAAAGGTGTTAATAGCTCATGAATCAGATTTAGAGCCAATAAATTGCATTGTGTTGAATGAACTTCTCATTTTGATGCAGTGTgtttttcaggtgtgcagaatgcAGCGTGtacagaattattaggcaagttgatatttttttccaagcacattttaccaattccaaaccacactactattaatttagtttttaatcatttataagtgatatataattgccCGTGAAGGCTGGACAGAAACACTTTTATTGTTTTgagttttttctgctcaccagggctgtatttatttgatcaaaaatagagtaaaattgtaaaatatttttacaatgtatagctgtttttatgtgaatatctgttaaagtgTAGTTTATTTtggtgatcaaagctgaattttcagaattattactccagtcttaaatgtcacatgattcttcagaaatctttctaaaatgatgttttctgctcaagaaacatttctgaattCTAAATTcaattttcaaaattaaaatttgatttgTCAGGGTTCACAgatcaaaagaacaacatttatttgaaacaaatcttttgtaacattataaatgtctttactgacacttttgatcacaataataaataaaagcaaCAGGCAAGCAGGACAAAgtttcaaaaatatctaaaaaaatcgtaattatttcaaacttttgacttgtagtgtactgGACGTTCTTAGAATTATGCAAAAAATGTATGCATCATTAAACTGTAAACAAAATATCTCAATAACTGGATATgaaagcaatatcacactcacaatcgttcatatttgtgaccctggaccacaaaaccagtcttaagtagcatgggtatactaGCAATAACCAACAATGCATTGTCgattgttcttttatgccaaaaatcattaggatattaagtgaagatcatgttccatgaagatattttgtgaagtTCATAGcgtaaatatatatcaaaactgaatttgattagtgatatgcattgctaagaacttcatttggacaacttctaaagcgattttctcaaaattttgattttttttttgcaccctcagattgcagatttccaAATATTCTATCATAACaacccatacatcaatgcaaagcttgtttattcagcttttaatatgatgtatgaatctcaaatcttaaaaaaatgacccttataactggttttgtgatccagggtcacattttattcagCAACAACAGTGTGCTTGTTCAGGTGATGTATTaaagcttttaatgttttcttaGAACCATCATTGTGTTCGCTAATCTGATGACTGTCAATTAAatgaatttaatttgttttatgatTGCTCACAGAACTGCTCGCTGTACTTGTGTGTCATCATGCACATTTTtccccaaaaatcattaggatattaagtgaagatcatgttccatgaagatattttgtaagtttcagagcgtaaatatatcaaaaatgaatttgattagtaatatgcattgctaagaacttcatttggacaacttcaaaagctattttctcaaaattgtgatttttttgcaccctcagattgccgATTTCCAaacccatacatcaatgcaaagcttatttattcagcttttaatgtgatgtatgaatctcaaatcttaaataaattgacccttatgactggttttgtggtccagggtcacattttattcagTAACATTGTTCAGGTGATGTTTTAAAGTTTTCTTTAGAACCATCATTGTGTTCGCCAATCCGATGACTGTCAATTAAACCAATTTAATTTGCTTTAAGAATTACTCACAGAACTGCTCGCTGTACTTAAATGTGATCATGTCTTATCCGAATTAAATAATGCGAGTTTGAGCTCCGCGGTTTGTTTTCGGAGTTTCACGCGGAGGCGAGGAAACGCGCGCCCCCGGAGGCGCAGCGGCGCACATCGGATCCTCCTCATTGTTCCTCTGCGGATCAAAGCGCTCCAGATAAAGGCTTTAATTGCGAGTCAAAGAGCTCGAGCTCCCGCACTATAGATCACTGATAAAGGAAACAGTCAACATGCCGTTATCGTCATTGTCCAGCTAAACGATCCTTTCAAAGACTCTGTCTCTCATCCAGAGACATTCAAATACAATCTGATAACACCAAATCCCTGATTAACCGCAGACCTCTGTGCCAAGAGCCGCCTCACATGCCATTATGTCGGATTTATCAGCAATATTATTCAATCACAGTCTGTGCGGTTGTGTTTCATCACGAAACCTCGAATAAACATACAACTGAATGAAGATATTTGAAGTGAGTTGTTGCATTTTCCCCCAAAGCGACTTTTTGGCATGCAATAATTTTTCCTCTtcgtttatttattaaaaaatagctTTACAACATTCTAGCATAAGTTGCATTAAATATGCATACGCCTACATGCACATTTGTGCATATGCATGattaaaatttaatataaaataaatcactGCACAGTTTTAGCCTACTGCAGTGAGATCTTTTGACTGTTTTCACTGTGTCTAGTAGTGTTGAAACAGTGGATCAGGCTTAAGCTTGTCCGGGTGTGAATTTGCATTTGAACTGCTGGTCAATCAAAGTTAATTGTGTTGCTACTGTAATCCCTTTGATCGTGATGTTTGCCGACCGCGCCAAACGCTGCTGTGATGGACGGTGGCGCCAGAGACTccacaggcatcagcatgtgtTAATACACCACCATTTGAACTACAGTCAAATCACACACCAAAGTACAGAAACACTGACAAGTAGAAGAAACTAGGCGTTTTTTGCTCCAATATTCGGATGTTTAAAAAATCACGTCCAAGCGAcaacaactgtatttttttctaattGATGCATTGATCATTTTCGCGCCGATGTCACAGTGACACGACAGAATAAGCCTGAAAATCAAAGATTAAATACAAACTAGGCTGGCATATAAGCAAAGTTAGTCAAATCCTAGAAGTTCGGAACGGTGTTGTAGAAAATAAATATaaccctgcaccacaaaaacagtcaaaatggttattttttgAAGTTAAGATTTATAGAGCATctgaagctaaataaataaagtttcaaTTAGTGTGGTTTAGaacaatattttgctgagatgcaactatttgaacatctagaatctgagggtgtgaaaaaaatcaaaatattgagaaaatcgcaattgctacaaatattgctgcttcatactttttttttttattggctacagtttttgtttttataagatTCTGACCTTATAAAGTAACTTTCGTTTTATCATATAGTCTACATAAATACTTTAGTAAATACAAAAGTCTAAAGACAAAGTTCAGTAGGATATGGTTACAAAATGGTCAAattgttaaaaacaaaaataatttaaacatgcatgttgaagtctcttctgctcaagaagactgcatttatttgatcgaaaatacagtaCAAATGTTTTCTATGTGCATATgtgttaatgtaatttattcttgtgatcaaagctgaatttctagcattattactccagtcttcaacgtcacatgatccttcagaaatcattccaatatgccgatttgctgcttaagaaacgtttctgattattatcaatgttgaaaacagctgtgctgcacaATATGTTTGTGAAAAACCAGATATGTAAGCAATGAATTCATATTTTGCATTATATATAATGCAAAGCAGGGCAAACACACGATTTTGTTATCAGGAATTGGCTGAAAATTGGTGCAAAATATTGAAAAAGTTTTATTAGCCATTTAAGATAGTTGTTTTTAAGTTTCCTAGCTTCAAACTTTAAATTCCCATTATTAAGGCTGCCTTTTTCGCCACAAATGCGCCACCGGGATCCAGTTGTTCCGACACTCCATCTGTGTTTGAAGAGGATGCAGACAGCTGGATGAGCCAGAGGTTCTCACAGACAAGCTGGCGCCAGGTTTTCACACAATCACAGGATATGTAAAGACTTCAATAACGACCCATTAGGCCTAATGATTGAGAATCGATCAGGCGTTAACTCCTCCATGCATATGTTAATGCGATGCCGGGGACGGCCTATATATTCAGCCCGCTGGTGTAGGCCTGGCAAACAGTCTTGGATTGTACTTGGATAGACTCACTTCCTCAGACAGACAGCAATCATGGTGAAGACGTTTTCAGTGGACTGGCTCGCCCAGAGCTTTCACGATTCAGCGCCTCAAGAAGTTTCGGAGCCGGAGAAAAAGATCCATAGGCCGCACGTACCCTGTTTGGTTCAACCGAGAGCTCCAACATCGTACGACAAGGTTTATTTGCAGCCAAAACCAAAGGTTAACAAAGTTGAACAGAAGCCAGAGATTAGCAAAGAGGTCACAACTCCGGTTACGCCAAGGAGCTGCTCATCCCCAAGCTGTAAGTTTAATTGTATTTGTGTTTAATTGCGCTTAATTGTATTTTCGATTAATTTCTATTGACGTGAATGAAAACAGAGCATGTTTTAATCATATTTTATGTTTAGTTTCAGAAAACAGCGGATATTCCTCTGGATATGAGAGCGAAGCGGCCGCGTCCGAATGCGCGTCCATCGAAGATGGAAACGTTGTGGAAAAAGACGCGGGGACGCGCAGAATCCGAACCAAATTCACGTCGGAGCAAATCGACAAACTTGAGAAAATCTTCAACAAGCACAAATACTTGGATGCGGGAGAAAGAGTGAAAACAGCTTTGAAACTCAATCTGTCAGAAACTCAGGTGAGACGCGATCATTACACGCTATTATCTTCATTATATGACTTTAGTTACTATATTTAGCAAATTATTTCCTCGAAATACATTATCGAGAAAACTGTACACTTAAAAAGCTAGTAAATTTCACCAACGGTCAAGAAATTGCCAAgcaaagactgaaatagtattttattgTAAAGCATACTCCAATAAAAGTGGAAAAGTGCATTTTGAATAATATAATTTTGACTCGCTACTAGGCTGAATTGACAACTAACATTGAATTGATGAAGTACAAAGgctgaaattgtattttattgtatagCATCACGTGTTGAACACTAGAAcgaattttaaatgtgtttttgtttgttcttcaggTTCGAACTTGGTTCCAGAACCGCAGAATGAAGCTGAAGCGCGAAGTTCAAGAGATGCGCGCTGACTATCTCCTACCTCAGATGGTTCTCCCCCACGTGCTTCCGGTTCAGTACCACTGCTATGACAGACAGCGACTTCCGTTTCCGCCTCATGGCGCAATGATGCAGCAGATGATCCCACAGCAGCCGCtggttcctcctcctcctcctcatcatcatcatcatcatcagctcATGATGTCCAGGCAGCATTACTACTGAAAATGACAATTTCTGAGACTTGTTCCTTTAAAACACTTAAATCACATTCTGTGTGCAATATTTGTACTTTGTAAAGAAACATAGTGTTTAATTATAAAGAAGAGTTTATTTATTATCAGAAATAAAGTATGTTTTATGGCAAACCTTACTTGAGCCTTACTAGTGATTTGTTCACATTCGAGTTGAACTTAAGTTTAAGGTTCACATTTGATTGGTTTCAGAAGTGAATCGATCTGAAATATTTGTTGTTCAGATGCGTTTAATCTTAATCAGTTTCCTTTGAAGATAAAAGATACTATGACACGCACCAAACTGAGTGATTGTTTGGGAAATCAGTGTTTTTTCTTGGataatttcatatattttaagTATTGCTCATTTGCAACCAAATTGCATCAATACAATTACATTTAAGGGCAATTACACAATTATGTATCTGCATAAAATTTACTCTAAGTAAAATAAGTATCAGTTATTTAATTAAGAAGTTATATTGCAGCATCAAGATgcattttgtaattaattaattcaatttaatttaattcatcaCATACTACATTGAGTTCTCAATGTATTAGTGGTTTCTGACTATTTTGATttctgaaataataaataaataaataaataaatgcattgtaAATATTGTatgatactatttatttattgtttcagAAACCATGAAAAGAAACCATTAATAATTTGAGAGCCATTAATACAAAATAGTCagaaaccaataaataaataaatgcattttaatactgtatgatgctatttatttatgttgttgttttatatGTTCTTAAAATGACTTTTGGTTTTCaggaataattaaataaatgcatacaataTTTTATGAtactattaatttatttatttatgatgcaTTATAGTTTCAATGACTATTTTGGTTTCTGGAATGAATGAACAGTATAGGatactatttatatatttacttttttaaatttatttatgatGCATTAGGTTCTTCAAATTACTATTTTggtttctgaaataaataaataaaaaagagatAAATAAATGGATTGATGCAACATTATAtgatactatttatttatatcttCAGAAGGGTATTTTGTTGAGTATCTGAATTCATTAAAGTAGCCtagttttatttattgttgttgttattattattattattattattattattattataaagggTTTTGTGGAACTTACAAACCCACAATATAaagaaagatttttaaaaaataaataaatacaaccatATTTATGTTGCATTATAGGTTTTTCAAATGACTATTTTGATTtctggaatgaatgaatgaatgaacagtataggatactatttatatatttactttttttaatttatttatgatgCATTAGGTTCTTCAAATTACTATTTTggtttctgaaataaataaatataaataaataaataaataaataaatagatgcaACATTATatgatactatttatttatttatgatgcaTTGTAGTTTCTTCAAATGACTATTTTGGTTTCtggaattaataaaaaaataaataggtgCAACATTATatgatactatttatttatttatgtcttCAGAAGGGTATTTTGTAGAGTATATGAATTCATTAAAGTAGcctagttttatttattattattattattattattattattattaatttatcctTGAAGTAAAATGTTTTGTGGAACTTACAAACCCACAATATAAAGAAAGTTTTATTTATGTTGCATTATAGGTTCTTTAAATGACTATTTTGGTTTCTGGAATGAATGAACAttatactgtttatttatttatttatttacttttttatttatgtagCATTATAGGTTCTTAAAAATACTATCTTGGTTCTTGaactacataaataaataaataaataaataaataaatgtaatatttatttatttatttatgttgcaTTATAGGTTCTACAAATGACTATTTTggtttctgaaataaataaataaataaatgcaatattgtatgattttatttatttattgtttcttCAAAATACATTATTCCAACTCTTTTTAACCCCAGTTCAGgtttgaaaacaaattaaaagcaACTGACATCCATTTTTTTCTAGCTTAAATCATATCTTAAAAATTGCAACCAAACAGAATTTGCTTCCTTAAACCATAGGTAAAAACTTAAGTTAGATCTGTCTTCTTCGTTTGAAAACCCACACAGAAACCTATAATTTGTCAAAACTTGGCCATATCCAAACATATGCTTcatttttggatattttttttttttttaccttttcataatccTTTTCGATTTTGGCGCAAATTATTCGCCATTTGTgcacagacagagaaagagactGGCGTATAGACTTGCGGTAATACTAGTGAGATTTAAATGAAATGTAGGCGCCAAAGAACCCCTAAACAAACCAGGGCAGGCCATTGATCCCGCAGGAGCCGCTGAGTCACGGAGTCACACTGCGCTTTCATATGCGCGCGACCTCGCGCA
Above is a genomic segment from Garra rufa chromosome 2, GarRuf1.0, whole genome shotgun sequence containing:
- the LOC141326537 gene encoding kinase non-catalytic C-lobe domain-containing protein 1-like, with product MILFQVFLKSDNLCLMEGEKGRRRPTLPDAHILAMHIQQLEIGAFTMTSGAYKWPKLRNIARVVSQVHAFQEHLYSYSPDLELQTYLRGRITRFGRCDVPLLASDNHANFSQTPSERHTRRIHDTLRRVKASFQ
- the LOC141325798 gene encoding homeobox protein vent1-like; amino-acid sequence: MVKTFSVDWLAQSFHDSAPQEVSEPEKKIHRPHVPCLVQPRAPTSYDKVYLQPKPKVNKVEQKPEISKEVTTPVTPRSCSSPSFSENSGYSSGYESEAAASECASIEDGNVVEKDAGTRRIRTKFTSEQIDKLEKIFNKHKYLDAGERVKTALKLNLSETQVRTWFQNRRMKLKREVQEMRADYLLPQMVLPHVLPVQYHCYDRQRLPFPPHGAMMQQMIPQQPLVPPPPPHHHHHHQLMMSRQHYY